Proteins encoded together in one uncultured Desulfosarcina sp. window:
- a CDS encoding IS4 family transposase, with protein sequence MYQGQTIFSQVMGFLPQNKFRQCVKRYHGNYRVRSFTCYDQLLCMAFAQLTYRESLRDIECCLRAMQDKLYHMGIRGKVVRSTLADANEKRDWRIYSDFALTLIHEARKLYIDDDFGLELKDTVYALDASTIDLCLSLFPWARFRRSKGAVKLHTLLDLRGDIPTFIWITDGKVHDVNVLDILVPEPGSIYLMDRAYLDFKRLYELHQCSAIFVTRTKTNTKLRRIYSHKVDKTTCVRCDQTVALTGFYSKKDYPEKLRRVKFFDAEKGRSFVFLTNQFMLPAHTIAELYRYRWRVEIFFKWIKQHLRIKSFYGTSQNAVKTQIWIAISTYVLVAIMKKRLRIDLPLYTILQILSITLFEKMPILQAFTADDYRNKITSGHMQLKLFDS encoded by the coding sequence ATGTACCAGGGGCAAACCATTTTTTCTCAAGTAATGGGGTTCCTCCCTCAAAATAAATTTCGTCAATGCGTTAAACGTTATCACGGCAATTACCGCGTACGTTCTTTTACATGCTATGACCAACTTCTCTGCATGGCTTTTGCCCAGCTGACCTATCGCGAAAGCCTTCGCGACATAGAATGCTGTTTGCGGGCCATGCAAGATAAGCTTTATCATATGGGCATCCGTGGTAAGGTCGTTCGAAGCACGCTGGCTGATGCGAATGAAAAGAGAGACTGGCGTATCTACAGCGACTTTGCCCTGACCTTGATCCATGAAGCCAGAAAGCTATATATCGATGACGATTTTGGTCTTGAACTTAAAGACACTGTTTACGCCCTGGATGCATCGACAATCGATCTCTGTCTGTCGCTTTTTCCATGGGCTCGATTCCGCAGATCAAAAGGTGCTGTAAAACTTCATACCCTTCTTGATTTGCGAGGGGACATCCCGACATTCATCTGGATCACCGATGGAAAAGTTCATGACGTCAATGTTCTTGATATTCTCGTTCCGGAACCAGGCTCAATCTACCTCATGGATCGGGCCTATCTGGATTTCAAACGACTGTACGAGCTGCATCAATGTTCAGCGATATTCGTAACGCGTACAAAAACAAACACCAAACTGCGAAGGATCTATTCGCATAAAGTCGATAAAACAACATGTGTCCGATGCGATCAGACAGTTGCCCTTACAGGGTTCTACAGCAAAAAGGATTACCCGGAAAAGCTTCGCCGGGTGAAATTCTTTGATGCTGAAAAAGGCAGATCATTTGTTTTTCTTACAAACCAGTTCATGTTGCCGGCCCATACGATTGCAGAGCTTTATCGGTATAGGTGGCGGGTTGAGATTTTTTTCAAATGGATCAAACAGCATCTGCGTATCAAGAGCTTTTACGGCACGTCGCAAAATGCTGTGAAAACTCAAATCTGGATAGCAATATCGACCTATGTTCTGGTCGCCATAATGAAAAAACGGTTGCGGATCGATCTGCCTCTCTACACAATTTTACAGATTTTGAGCATTACCCTGTTTGAGAAAATGCCCATTTTACAGGCCTTCACGGCCGATGACTACAGAAACAAAATTACTAGTGGCCATATGCAACTGAAATTATTTGATAGTTAA
- a CDS encoding enoyl-CoA hydratase — MTERDYTEITFDREDAVGILTLNNAGKVNALSRQMIGEIIDLLDRVMADETLKVLILKAAGKHFCAGHYLAEMIDSGVKEYKFIFDQCTRMMMRIHEIPQVVIAQVQGIATAAGCQLAAWCDLVVAEEGARFSTPGVKIGLFCTTPMVAITRAIGRKAAMEMLVTGREFPAAEAKDLGLVNRVVPLVKLEETTRELARQIAEASGFALSIGKQGLYAQADMSDAQALHYAKHTIVMNNMAEDAQNGIKAFLEKRAPEWKNR; from the coding sequence ATGACTGAGAGGGATTACACAGAAATTACCTTTGACCGCGAGGATGCCGTCGGTATCCTGACCCTGAACAACGCCGGCAAGGTCAATGCGCTCTCCAGGCAGATGATCGGAGAGATCATAGACCTGTTAGACCGCGTAATGGCTGATGAGACCTTGAAGGTGTTGATCCTCAAAGCGGCGGGAAAGCACTTTTGTGCCGGTCATTACCTGGCCGAAATGATCGATAGCGGCGTCAAGGAATACAAGTTCATCTTCGATCAGTGCACCCGCATGATGATGCGCATCCACGAAATTCCCCAGGTGGTCATCGCCCAAGTCCAGGGCATCGCCACGGCCGCCGGATGTCAGTTGGCTGCCTGGTGCGATCTGGTGGTGGCCGAGGAGGGTGCCCGCTTTTCCACCCCGGGTGTCAAGATCGGTCTTTTCTGCACGACACCCATGGTGGCCATCACCCGCGCCATCGGCCGCAAGGCCGCCATGGAGATGCTCGTCACCGGTCGGGAGTTTCCGGCCGCAGAGGCAAAAGATTTGGGCCTGGTCAACCGTGTCGTTCCACTGGTAAAGTTAGAAGAGACTACCCGCGAACTGGCCCGTCAGATCGCCGAGGCCAGCGGTTTCGCCCTCTCCATTGGCAAACAGGGATTGTATGCCCAGGCGGACATGAGCGATGCACAGGCCCTGCATTATGCCAAGCACACCATCGTGATGAACAACATGGCCGAAGACGCCCAAAACGGCATCAAGGCGTTTCTGGAAAAACGGGCGCCGGAATGGAAGAATCGATGA
- a CDS encoding TetR/AcrR family transcriptional regulator, whose protein sequence is MNKNNTSPPGKEKIINAMRELLEKRNFETITISEIATKAGVTEGLLYKYFKDKRELLHHVLKEHYDYFMLQIDRDLKGITGALNKIRKIIWSSIDRYANHRVFARIIMLEVRGSETYFKSEAYQRVRQFNRLLLDIIEEGVKAGEITPAIPPHYIRHAIFGAIEHACLNQAIFNEKVSTDETAENITNLIFNGIKP, encoded by the coding sequence ATGAACAAAAATAATACGTCACCACCGGGCAAAGAAAAGATCATCAACGCCATGCGCGAGCTGCTTGAAAAGCGGAACTTCGAAACCATCACCATTTCCGAAATCGCCACCAAAGCCGGTGTGACCGAGGGGCTTCTCTACAAATACTTCAAGGACAAACGGGAACTGCTTCACCATGTTCTCAAGGAACATTACGATTATTTCATGCTCCAGATAGACAGGGACCTCAAGGGCATTACCGGCGCGTTGAACAAGATCCGCAAAATCATTTGGTCCAGTATCGACCGGTACGCCAACCACAGGGTTTTCGCCAGAATCATCATGCTTGAGGTGAGAGGCTCGGAGACCTACTTCAAAAGCGAGGCCTACCAACGGGTTCGCCAATTCAACCGACTCCTGCTTGACATTATCGAAGAGGGCGTAAAGGCGGGAGAAATCACGCCGGCCATTCCACCACACTACATCCGTCATGCGATTTTCGGGGCCATCGAACATGCCTGCCTCAACCAGGCCATCTTCAATGAAAAAGTATCCACCGACGAGACAGCGGAAAATATCACTAATCTGATTTTCAATGGAATCAAGCCATGA
- a CDS encoding acyl-CoA dehydrogenase has protein sequence MAEVISNRRDMDFVLYEQLDTESILKSEAFAGLDRKMADMVVTEARNLAIKEILPTFTQGDREGVRFDNGSVSVPECFRRVHELLVEGEWGALTADPDYGGQGLPHTIAQAAMEYMVGANYTLMTYVILGMGAGKMVDLFGTREQKDLFLKKMYTMEWGSTMLLTEPGAGSDLGALTTSAVKNEDGTYSITGGKIFITNGEQNLTENIIHPVLARIEGAPAGTKGISIFLVPKIWVNADGSLGERNDVICTGVEEKMGIHGSPTCSLSLGSKGKCRGLLLGEENQGMQIMFHMMNEVRLEVGTQAFTHASCAYQHALDYVAQRLQGRAIENSADPAAPQVPIIRHPDVRRMLLRMKALVEGMRSLTFFTAFCFDKMVCAATDEEKAHYAGLAEILTPIVKAYCSEKGFDVCVEGMQLFGGYGYTKEYPMEQILRDCKICSIYEGTDGIQAMDFLGRKLMMKKGALLEALVTEIKNRVGQAREYPELAGMAEQVAAAADKFRHTAVGTAKAIRSPEYKSAFASAHPLMDAAGDLIMAWMLLWRAAVATPALARRIQGKTLEEALPTDKTAAFYHGKIMAAEFFIKTQLPVTMGKLDAIRPAQNAAVMIHENSF, from the coding sequence ATGGCAGAAGTAATCTCAAACAGACGGGACATGGATTTTGTCCTTTATGAACAACTGGACACAGAGAGTATCCTGAAATCGGAAGCCTTTGCCGGGCTTGACAGGAAAATGGCGGACATGGTGGTCACCGAGGCCCGCAACCTGGCGATCAAGGAAATCCTGCCCACTTTTACGCAGGGAGATCGGGAAGGGGTCCGGTTCGACAACGGGAGCGTATCGGTGCCGGAGTGTTTTCGGCGGGTTCACGAGCTTCTTGTCGAAGGGGAATGGGGCGCTCTGACAGCCGACCCGGATTATGGCGGGCAAGGGCTGCCCCATACGATCGCCCAGGCGGCCATGGAGTATATGGTCGGTGCCAACTACACGCTCATGACCTACGTCATCCTGGGCATGGGCGCCGGCAAGATGGTGGATCTTTTCGGAACCCGGGAGCAAAAGGATCTTTTCCTGAAGAAGATGTACACCATGGAATGGGGCTCCACCATGCTGCTGACCGAGCCGGGCGCGGGCTCTGACCTGGGTGCCCTGACCACGTCCGCCGTGAAAAACGAGGATGGCACCTATTCCATCACCGGCGGTAAGATTTTTATCACCAACGGAGAGCAGAACCTGACGGAGAACATCATCCACCCGGTGCTCGCCAGAATCGAAGGGGCGCCCGCCGGCACCAAGGGCATTTCCATTTTTCTCGTTCCCAAGATCTGGGTCAATGCCGACGGTTCGCTGGGTGAACGCAACGATGTGATTTGCACTGGTGTCGAAGAGAAGATGGGCATTCACGGTTCTCCCACATGCAGCCTTTCCCTCGGCAGCAAGGGCAAGTGCCGGGGCCTGCTGTTGGGCGAGGAAAACCAGGGCATGCAGATCATGTTTCACATGATGAACGAGGTGCGTCTGGAAGTTGGCACCCAGGCCTTTACCCATGCCTCATGCGCCTATCAGCATGCGCTGGATTATGTCGCCCAACGCCTCCAGGGGCGGGCCATCGAAAACAGCGCCGATCCCGCCGCACCCCAGGTGCCCATCATCCGGCATCCGGATGTCCGCAGGATGCTGCTGAGGATGAAGGCCCTGGTGGAAGGCATGCGCAGCCTGACTTTTTTCACGGCCTTTTGTTTCGACAAAATGGTCTGCGCCGCGACCGATGAAGAAAAAGCTCACTATGCGGGCCTGGCCGAGATTCTCACCCCCATTGTGAAAGCCTATTGCAGCGAAAAGGGATTCGATGTGTGCGTGGAGGGCATGCAACTTTTTGGCGGCTATGGCTACACCAAGGAGTACCCCATGGAGCAGATCCTCAGGGATTGTAAAATCTGCTCCATTTATGAAGGCACCGATGGCATTCAGGCCATGGATTTTCTGGGGCGCAAGCTGATGATGAAAAAAGGTGCCCTGCTCGAAGCGCTGGTCACGGAGATCAAGAACCGTGTCGGCCAGGCCAGGGAATACCCCGAACTGGCGGGCATGGCAGAACAGGTGGCGGCTGCGGCCGACAAATTCCGCCATACGGCAGTGGGCACCGCCAAGGCCATTCGTTCCCCGGAATATAAATCCGCTTTTGCCTCGGCTCATCCACTGATGGATGCAGCAGGAGATCTCATCATGGCCTGGATGCTGTTGTGGCGAGCAGCCGTTGCGACGCCCGCCCTGGCCAGACGGATCCAGGGAAAAACCCTGGAGGAGGCCCTGCCAACCGATAAGACAGCCGCCTTTTACCATGGAAAAATCATGGCCGCCGAGTTTTTCATCAAAACCCA